In Ipomoea triloba cultivar NCNSP0323 chromosome 7, ASM357664v1, a single genomic region encodes these proteins:
- the LOC116026054 gene encoding uncharacterized protein LOC116026054, giving the protein MAALNLTCPFSLAGHVCLRHRSLPKCKTRVSCSFSPLPSKFKRQYTSVMIVPTGIGAAIGGYAGDALPVARAFSSVVDCLITHPNVLNAAMLYWPMSNVLYVEGYALDRFAEGLWALEPVHQNRVGLVLDAGIEEDLRTRHLQVVDAARASLGLSFVEYTVTDLPLMVEKWVDPKCGQSTGRIQNPDSLLRAVEKLVKGSDVNAVAVVARFPDDDDEDIDDYRQGMGIDLLAGVEAVISHLVVKHFQIPCAHAPALSPPQLSTSVCPKSASEEIGYTFLPCVLAGLGTAPQYLIKGTEVLGKNCISASDVDSVILPIDACGGDGALAFASSKRNRPLIIAVEENETVLNDTPERLGIEAVRVANYWEAIGVVAAHKAGINPDSLRRDRIKNIQNHSLLEYHSRAMLKL; this is encoded by the exons ATGGCGGCACTAAATCTCACCTGTCCATTCTCCCTGGCCGGCCACGTCTGTCTTCGCCACCGTTCACTTCCCAAGTGCAAAACCAGAGTCTCCTGCTCTTTCTCTCCTCTTCCTAGCAAG TTTAAGCGGCAGTACACGAGTGTGATGATAGTGCCGACGGGAATAGGAGCGGCGATTGGTGGCTATGCCGGCGACGCTTTGCCAGTGGCCAGAGCTTTTTCTTCCGTTGTTGACTGCCTTATCACTCATCCTAAT GTTCTTAATGCTGCAATGCTCTACTGGCCCATGTCAAATGTGTTGTATGTTGAAGGCTATGCTTTAGATCGGTTTGCAGAAGGACTTTGGGCACTGGAACCAGTTCATCAAAATAGA GTTGGATTGGTTCTTGATGCTGGAATTGAAGAAGATCTTCGTACTCGCCATCTACAAGTTGTTGATGCAGCTAGAGCTTCCCTTGGTCTCTCATTTGTGGAATATACTGTAACAGACCTCCCTTTAATG GTGGAGAAGTGGGTTGACCCAAAATGTGGGCAGTCAACTGGGAGGATACAAAATCCAGACTCCCTGTTGAGGGCTGTAGAGAAGTTGGTAAAAGGTTCAGACGTGAATGCAGTTGCAGTTGTTGCACGTTttccagacgatgatgatgaagatataGATGATTACCGACAGGGGATG GGAATAGATCTCTTGGCTGGTGTGGAGGCAGTAATAAGCCATCTAGTAGTGAAACATTTTCAAATTCCTTGTGCACATGCTCCTGCATTATCACCCCCTCAACTAAGCACTTCAGTATGTCCAAAATCAGCTTCTGAAGAG ATAGGATATACTTTCTTGCCATGTGTGCTTGCTGGGCTTGGTACTGCACCACAGTATCTGATCAAGGGAACTGAGGTTTTAGGAAAAAACTGCATTTCAGCCAGTGACGTTGACAGTGTCATTCTACCAATTGATGCTTGCGGGGGAGATGGTGCCCTTGCATTTGCAAGCAGTAAAAGAAACAGG CCACTTATAATCGCTGTGGAAGAGAATGAAACTGTTCTCAATGATACGCCTGAGAGACTTGGGATAGAAGCT GTGAGAGTGGCAAATTACTGGGAAGCCATAGGTGTAGTTGCTGCTCATAAAGCAGGAATTAACCCAGATTCCCTTAGAAGAGACAGAATTAAGAACATTCAAAACCATTCTTTGTTAGAGTATCATAGTAGAGCTATGTTAAAGCTGTAG
- the LOC116026053 gene encoding TMV resistance protein N-like: MASTSSAKPSQSTHKFTYDVFLSFRGEDIRKTFLDHLNHHLKQKGIHTFKDDEKLKRGEYIAPTLLLAIKESRIAVIIFSRNYASSTWCLDEVATIMECKEKFGQVVVPIFYDVEPSHVRNQTGSFDESFTKHQKNFKDDKGKAKVETWRNALRETGKIVGHDLQGDKYNGYELACIQGVVSDIFKLLPTQSIQQNLVGLESQLDKISNLIKLSYRDDDKLILGVWGLGGIGKTTLARVVFAQLSERFNRTCFLADIRENHSKHGLVALQKKLLSKLLNESRMRTDDADEGIQVIKKRLQLLKVLIVLDDVDQQEQLDKLVGNGEWLCEGSLVIITTRDKHLFTQFGVAFECYEVKKLDKEKALQLFSWHAFKKESPDNEFVDLSTSFVTYADGLPLALKVWGSFLCGRDNKQWKSTLEMIKTIPDDEVIEKLKISFDGLKDGEKRIFLSIACLFRKKSRDYVEDVLKSCDLHPSIGISVLIERSLLFESNGCMDMHDLIQEMGLRIAREIPRRMIWQLDDLLDDVDHEEMEGVLVTYRDRQSYNENISCVIEALKGMKKLKILIVEGYGNYFWSGLEFEESFGRSIMDNYLPSSLRWLHFSSYHFFSLPESFNPSKLVGFHLPYSSLKTCIITKNMNKLVYLDLSSSRSLLETPNFERMPNLVRLDFRGCVSLEKVHPSIGCLEKLVLLDLSHCMNLEKLPSFTQVKSLEFLNLNFCKKLEKFPEIRASMPYLLELELRYIIGIGEFPSSSIQQLHGLTKLRLVDCHNLVQLPGSLCELKNLKVVEVEKCPKLKSLPINMGNLSQLEKLHVHSTAILQLPSSIKRLLLLKMLELSSLKMLDQGLPQDFGCGLNSLEYLNLSENNFVHLPESISQLPSLKYLDIRCCERLEELPQLPPTIWELYADIRFAFESNIAELLTKYLELYSISFTHNLAVTRASSWLSSSANKLIPFSRPSEVRNLIHFSRSFLRMTPLSVIFFTDLTGSDINTRFKYKCDGASRISIHLQPFWYTPNFLGFVVCCILPSTTIWESHLEHCAVIAKLASNDNTRNEEAPQTRCVITKLDKDTIKFFEPRTCFAYIPFSSLWNESKAQKDAGVTPNHYSTFEAFLDSQVSTDWGCSLLYKDDDLIIEAMIDCDVIGKYI, from the exons ATGGCTTCTAcctcttccgctaagccttcacaATCAACTCACAAATTCACTTATGATGTTTTTTTGAGCTTTAGAGGTGAAGATATTCGCAAAACTTTTTTGGATCATCTTAATCATCATCTTAAACAGAAGGGAATTCATACCTTTAAAGATGATGAGAAACTAAAGAGGGGAGAGTATATTGCTCCGACTCTGTTACTAGCCATTAAAGAATCAAGAATTGCAGTTATCATCTTTTCCAGAAACTATGCATCGTCAACATGGTGCTTGGATGAAGTTGCAACCATCATGGAATGCAAAGAAAAGTTTGGCCAAGTTGTGGTGCCAATTTTCTACGACGTGGAGCCTTCACATGTGCGCAACCAAACAGGAAGTTTTGATGAATCCTTtacaaaacaccaaaaaaatttcaaagatGATAAGGGGAAGGCGAAGGTTGAAACGTGGAGGAACGCTTTGAGAGAGACAGGCAAAATTGTAGGGCACGATTTACAGGGTGATAAATACAACGG GTATGAATTAGCTTGTATCCAAGGAGTTGTAAGTGACATATTCAAACTGCTTCCAACCCAAAGTATCCAGCAAAATTTGGTGGGTTTAGAGTCGCAACTTGATAAGATAAGTAACTTGATAAAACTGTCTTATAGAGATGATgataaattaatattaggcGTTTGGGGTTTGGGCGGTATAGGAAAAACAACCCTTGCAAGAGTTGTTTTTGCTCAATTATCTGAAAGATTTAATCGCACATGTTTTCTTGCTGACATTCGAGAAAATCATAGTAAACATGGGTTGGTAGCCTTGCAAAAGAAACTCCTATCAAAACTTCTGAATGAAAGTCGAATGCGTACAGATGATGCGGATGAAGGAATTCAGGTTATCAAGAAAAGGCTCCAATTGCTGAAAGTGTTGATTGTTCTTGATGATGTAGATCAACAGGAGCAATTAGATAAATTGGTTGGAAATGGTGAATGGCTTTGCGAAGGTAGTTTAGTCATCATAACTACAAGAGACAAGCATTTATTCACTCAATTTGGAGTTGCCTTTGAATGTTATGAAGTAAAGAAATTGGATAAAGAAAAAGCTCTTCAACTATTTAGTTGGCATGCTTTCAAAAAAGAATCTCCAGATAATGAATTTGTAGATCTGTCTACATCTTTTGTAACTTACGCGGATGGTCTTCCATTAGCTCTTAAAGTCTGGGGCTCTTTTCTATGTGGACGAGACAATAAACAGTGGAAAAGCACACTGGAGATGATTAAAACCATCCCAGATGATGAGGTTATTGAGAAGCTTAAGATAAGTTTTGATGGGCTTAAAGATGGAGAGAAAAGGATATTTTTGAGTATAGCATGTCTATTTCGTAAAAAGAGTAGAGATTATGTAGAAGATGTACTTAAGAGTTGTGATTTGCATCCTAGCATTGGAATATCAGTGCTAATCGAAAGATCTCTTCTCTTTGAATCAAATGGATGTATGGATATGCACGATTTGATACAAGAAATGGGTTTGCGTATTGCAAGAGAAATTCCTAGGAGGATGATATGGCAGCTTGACGACCTGCTAGATGACGtg gATCATGAAGAGATGGAAGGTGTTTTGGTCACATATAGAGACCGACAGAGctataatgaaaatattagCTGTGTGATTGAAGCTTTGAAAGGGATGAAAAAATTGAAGATACTCATAGTTGAAGGGTATGGTAATTATTTTTGGAGTGGTTTAGAGTTTGAGGAAAGTTTTGGTAGGAGCATTATGGATAATTATCTTCCTAGCAGTTTGAGGTGGCTTCATTTCTCATCTTATCATTTCTTTTCATTACCCGAAAGCTTTAATCCATCAAAGCTGGTTGGGTTTCATTTACCGTATAGTTCACTCAAAACTTGCATCATAACAAag AACATGAACAAATTGGTTTATTTGGATCTCAGCTCTTCCCGCTCTTTGTTGGAAACCCCAAACTTTGAAAGGATGCCAAATTTAGTGAGATTAGACTTCCGAGGCTGTGTGAGTTTAGAAAAAGTCCATCCATCTATTGGATGTCTTGAGAAGCTTGTTTTATTGGATTTAAGTCACTGCATGAATCTTGAGAAGCTTCCCAGCTTCACTCAAGTCAAATCTCTGGAGTTTCTCAATCTTAACTTTTgcaaaaaattagaaaaatttcCAGAGATCCGGGCAAGTATGCCATATCTACTGGAGCTGGAATTGCGATACATTATTGGGATTGGAGAATTCCCCTCATCATCCATCCAACAACTACATGGCCTCACTAAACTACGTTTGGTTGATTGTCATAATCTTGTTCAACTTCCTGGAAGCTTATGTGAGTTAAAAAATCTTAAAGTTGTTGAAGTTGAAAAATGTCCTAAGTTGAAGTCCTTGCCAATAAACATGGGCAACTTGTCCCAATTGGAAAAGCTTCATGTACATTCAACGGCCATTCTTCAACTCCCATCTTCAATCAAGCGGTTGTTGTTACTAAAAATGCTAGAGCTCTCTTCTCTTAAAATGTTGGACCAAGGGCTCCCTCAAGATTTTGGATGCGGCTTGAACTCGCTGGAGTACTTGAATCTGAGTGAAAACAATTTTGTACATTTACCTGAAAGCATCAGTCAACTCCCTAGCCTTAAGTACCTTGACATCAGATGTTGTGAGAGGCTTGAAGAGCTACCACAACTCCCACCAACTATATGGGAACTATATGCAGATATTCGTTTTGCCTTTGAAAGCAATATAGCTGAGCTATTAACCAAGTACTTGGAATTATATTCAATCTCATTCACTCATAATCTTGCGGTTACTAGAGCTTCCAGCTGGTTAAGTTCATCAGCAAACAAGCTCATTCCTTTTTCAAG GCCATCAGAAGTAAGGAATCTCATTCATTTTTCAAGGTCTTTTCTCAGAATGACTCCTCTCAGTGTTATCTTTTTTACTGATTTGACTGGGAGCGATATCAACACACGCTTCAAATATAAATGTGATGGTGCAAGTAGGATTTCAATTCATCTTCAACCCTTCTGGTACACTCCAAATTTTCTGGGATTTGTTGTATGTTGTATTCTCCCTTCAACAACTATATGGGAATCACATTTGGAGCATTGTGCGGTCATAGCCAAACTGGCAAGCAATGATAATACAAGAAATGAAGAAGCTCCCCAAACAAGGTGTGTGATCACCAAGCTAGATAAGGATACAATAAAATTCTTTGAGCCACGTACTTGCTTTGCCTACATACCATTTAGTAGTCTGTGGAATGAATCAAAGGCTCAGAAAGATGCTGGTGTTACTCCCAATCATTATTCAACATTTGAGGCATTTCTGGATTCTCAAGTTTCAACAGATTGGGGTTGTAGTTTGTTATATAAAGATGATGACTTGATAATTGAAGCAATGATAGACTGTGACGTAATTGGTAAATACATTTGA